One window of the Balnearium lithotrophicum genome contains the following:
- a CDS encoding pilus assembly FimT family protein has translation MKRGFTLIELVITIVILSVLLSFAIPKFQKWKRKEEVKRDINYLYSVLQKTRNKAFLTKEDYTVIVNGTNVTIKNSQTLSIKLDTPFYSKRGKPVVLKVTSRGTFSKKTSIKCFNCNNLNLPYNCIVVNYYNLRMTRCD, from the coding sequence ATGAAAAGAGGTTTTACTCTAATCGAGCTTGTTATAACAATTGTAATCTTATCTGTTCTTCTATCCTTTGCAATTCCAAAGTTCCAAAAATGGAAAAGGAAGGAAGAAGTAAAACGGGACATCAATTACTTGTACAGTGTACTGCAAAAAACGAGAAACAAAGCTTTTCTTACAAAGGAGGACTATACAGTAATAGTTAATGGAACTAACGTAACAATCAAAAACTCTCAAACCTTGAGCATTAAACTTGATACACCCTTTTACTCAAAAAGAGGTAAGCCCGTTGTATTAAAAGTTACTTCCCGAGGGACTTTTTCAAAAAAAACATCTATTAAATGTTTTAACTGTAACAATCTGAATTTGCCTTACAACTGCATTGTTGTTAATTACTACAACTTAAGGATGACAAGATGCGATTAA
- a CDS encoding type IV pilus modification PilV family protein gives MRLNYGYTLIEVLIALAIFGIVFLGLFATVSVVLSNNIKNLERNEAISILEESLESVRNIDFSKVTDSYLNNGTSNCTDSLSKCQILRQIRNFQKCYGRFYSVSNISSDLKKVKVTVCWKERGKLQEISDETILGKEE, from the coding sequence ATGCGATTAAATTATGGATATACTTTAATTGAAGTCCTTATCGCTCTTGCAATATTTGGTATTGTTTTTTTAGGGTTGTTTGCAACTGTATCGGTTGTTTTATCAAACAACATTAAAAACCTTGAAAGAAACGAAGCTATAAGTATTCTAGAAGAAAGCTTAGAATCAGTTAGAAATATCGACTTTTCAAAAGTTACAGATTCCTATTTGAACAACGGAACCTCTAACTGTACAGATTCTCTCAGTAAATGTCAGATTTTAAGGCAGATTCGCAATTTTCAAAAGTGCTATGGAAGATTCTATTCTGTAAGTAATATTAGCTCTGATTTAAAAAAAGTTAAAGTAACTGTTTGTTGGAAGGAGAGAGGAAAACTGCAAGAAATTTCAGATGAAACAATTTTAGGGAAGGAAGAGTGA
- a CDS encoding prepilin-type N-terminal cleavage/methylation domain-containing protein, which translates to MRRGLSLVELLVSLVIALLLLSAIYLGYVSLFKTSSQETISATSQIEKLLGLEILRLDVEHAGYGIAYELSNGSEGDFPIEWNGTTLTIRSIYNVSNEETNSWGIYDCSNRNFIVKEGNFKNSTTVVALEPISDYTVFFNSGRLSSICNGTEKKYLVFSYDSSSSGSCKQPVCNEIKYYLYSSSSVPNYCITNTVLGRKVNAGNPNPLIYCVADFKVRFDWDTNGNGIIDSGEENQDINIPPSSSTKVYSVRKQLKLVRIYLLVQEGKYDPRYNFSANTTIDGVILNPPSNPKARHCRWKIIKMVVKPMNL; encoded by the coding sequence GTGAGAAGAGGACTTTCTTTAGTTGAGCTCTTAGTTTCCCTGGTGATAGCACTTTTACTGTTATCGGCAATTTATCTCGGATACGTTTCCCTCTTTAAAACAAGCTCCCAAGAGACAATCTCTGCAACCTCGCAGATAGAAAAACTGTTAGGGTTAGAAATCCTACGGTTAGATGTTGAACATGCTGGTTACGGAATTGCTTATGAGTTATCAAACGGCTCAGAGGGTGATTTTCCCATTGAATGGAATGGAACAACTTTAACTATCCGAAGCATTTATAACGTATCAAACGAGGAAACAAATAGTTGGGGAATTTATGACTGTTCCAATAGGAATTTCATTGTAAAAGAAGGAAACTTTAAAAATAGTACTACCGTTGTAGCCCTTGAACCTATTTCGGATTATACAGTTTTTTTTAACAGTGGAAGGCTTTCCAGTATCTGTAATGGAACGGAAAAGAAATACTTAGTTTTCTCTTACGATTCCTCAAGTAGTGGGAGCTGTAAACAGCCAGTCTGCAATGAAATTAAGTACTACTTGTACAGTTCCTCATCGGTTCCCAATTACTGTATTACAAATACCGTATTGGGAAGGAAAGTTAACGCTGGTAATCCAAATCCCCTTATCTATTGTGTAGCCGATTTCAAAGTGAGGTTTGATTGGGATACGAACGGAAACGGTATTATCGATTCAGGAGAAGAGAATCAGGATATAAACATTCCTCCATCAAGTTCAACAAAAGTTTACAGTGTAAGGAAACAATTAAAATTAGTAAGAATTTACTTGCTAGTTCAAGAAGGGAAATACGACCCAAGGTACAATTTTTCAGCAAATACAACCATTGATGGAGTAATACTAAATCCTCCTTCCAATCCAAAAGCCAGGCACTGTAGGTGGAAAATTATTAAGATGGTTGTAAAACCTATGAATCTTTAG